The following nucleotide sequence is from Mesobacillus jeotgali.
GTAAGTTCAGTGAAGTCGAGGTAACGCAGAAGGGCGATGCGATTAAAATAATGTTCAGAAATGAAAAGACAAATAGTTCAGGCCAAGATGCCTTTGTTAAAATAAAATTCAACCCAGACATCATTAAGAATTTTGTGTTGGATTCGGAGGAGACCGAATAAAGAAAAAACTTTTTAAAAACAGGCAATGTGAGATTCATCGGCTACTTGATCATTCGATTATCGGCTGTGATTATCGTGTTTATTCTTGTAAAAAGGACGAAGGAATTCGATGAATATCAAGTCAGTATTTTAGCGAAAAGTCTGCTTGTGGCCGGGTTTTTATCAATCATGATGATCCCGTTCCTCTTAATCATGCTTTTAAGCGACCCGAACTATAGCACCGAAACGATCTTTTTATTTGCCACGATCCAGTGGTTAGGAGTTTTGGTTTCCTATTTGTTCTTTGTCGTACGTTCTTGAGTTTTTTTCCAAATGCTGTTTTCATTACTTATGCCTCTGGTAACTGTACATAATATCCGGGGGAAGTCCTTTTTCCTATCATGATAAACGGACAATGGAGGGCGATGGAATGAGCGGAACTAAAGATGAACTAAAAGAACAGCTTAGTGTACTAACAGCTCGCAGGGATCGGATGCAAAAGAATCTCTACGAGGTCGAGAAGGAAATCGCGGAGATCACCAATAAGCTGGCTAAGATGAAGTAAAGGCGACACAAGAAGGAAGCTTATAAAATCAGGCGAAGTGATCGCACGAGTAACTCCCAAGTATTTGTTGACAAGCCTTGCATAGGCATTTAATATTTACTTAATAATTGAATACTCCTAAAGGGGAGTAGCTTTTACAACAAGGTCGTCATTACGGAGTTTCTGACTCTCGGCTTTGTTGGCAACCATTGTTGTTAGCAAGACCTTTACCACATTAGCGGTAAAGGTCTTTTTTGTCTAAAAAACCTTTGCCAGTTAGATGGTAAAGGTTTTTTCTTTTAAATGACCATTAAAACAACTTAAGGAGAATGACATGGAAAAATGGTTAATTGGGATAATGGAGGAATTTGGCTATGCGGGGGTTATGTTTTTGATTGCACTTGAAAACATCTTTCCTCCCATACCATCCGAAGTTATTTTAACTTTTGCTGGATTTATGACTGCTTCAACGGACCTTAGCATTACAGGCGTTATCCTTTCTTCCACCGTGGGCTCACTGTTGGGGGCTGTATTGCTTTATGGACTAGGGCTGCAGATGGGTGTGGAAAAGCTGGAGAGAATTGTTGATAAATGGGGGCATCTTCTCCGTGTAACGAAAAAGGATATTCACAAGGCGGATTCCTGGTTTGATCGTTATGGAGCATGGACCGTTTTATTTTGCCGAGTTATTCCATTAATTCGAAGTCTGATCTCTATCCCAGCTGGTATATCAGAGATGAAGTTTAGAACATTCCTGCTGTTTACAACAATTGGTACGTTGATCTGGAATTCAGTTCTTGTTTACTTAGGTGCAACTGTCGGAGCTTCGTGGGAAGAGATTGTTAAGTATATAGATGTTTACTCTAAATTTATATATATAATTCTGGGACTGATCTCAGTCAGCCTGTTATTTGTGTTGATTTTTAGGAAGAGGGTATTATAGTGGATACGCTAAGAGCTTGTGATGCTCTTGGCGTTTTTTTACCAGTTTCCTGACCCACAGCGGAAAAGCCAGGGCATTGTTCATATCAAGGAACAGTGCTTTTTTAGTTAACCAAATATTCACAAAACGGAAACAAGAAATACCAGGTGGTAAATTATAATAGTTAATGAAAAGTACTTCTGTTATATGACAAGGGGAGGTAACCGTTTATGAAATTGGATGGGAAAGTGGCTATTGTAACTGGTGCGGCATCTGGATGGGGAAGGCGATTGCGGAGCTTTATGCTAAAGAAGGGGCGAAGGTGATTCTCGCTGATTTTAATTACGCGGGTGCTGAAGCAGTAGCGATTGGAATTGCTGAAAATGGCGGTACTACCAGGGCTTTGAAAGTGAATGTGGCGGAATTGGCGGACGTGGAAAATATGATTGATACAGCAGTTCAGGAGTTTGGGACGCTTGATATCCTGGTAAACAATGCGGGTATCATGGATGGGTTCGAACCTGTTGGGGATATTACCGAAGAGAAATGGGACAGAGTTTTCGATGTGAATACGAAAGGGACAATGCGTGCGATGCGAAAAGCGATTCCAATCTTCCTGGAGAAGGAAAAAGGAATCATCATCAATGTTGCTTCCACCGGCGGATTTAGCGGCGCCCATGCCGGAGCAGCATACGGTGCATCCAAGCATGCCGTGATTGGATTAACTAAGAATACTGGCTTCATGTATGCGCAAAAGGGTATTCGTTGCAATGCCATCGCGCCGGGAGCAGTTGAAACCAACATTGGTTCAAGCATGACAAATATTAATGAGTTCGGCATGTCTCGGGCAGGGATGACTCACTCTTTATCACCACGAGCCGGAAAACCGGATGAAATCGCACAAGCTGCTTTGTTCCTGGCAACCGATGAGTCCAGTTTTGTTAACGGTACGGTCATTACCGTTGATGGCGGTTGGACCTCTGCTTTTTAAATATAATCAACATCAAAATTCTCTTGCAAAAAGAGGAATTTTTTTTATACCTGCTTCAACCTGAAGGAGAATAATATCAAAAATTATTAAGAAGCTAATGACGAGAAAGGAAAATGTATAGGAGTTGAAATAATGCGGAATGTAAAATGGTTAAGCTTCTTAATAATCGCTCTGGTTTTTGTTTTCGCAGCTTGCAATAATGACAATGCCACTAAAGACCCGGAAGAAGCGCAAAGCAAGAATACGGAGGGCAATACGAATCAGCAGGCAGATGACAGCAATAAGAAGGAAGAGAACCAGACGGATGGTGAAATTGCCTATGACCCTCCCTCAATGGAGGACCTGGATCCAGAAAATCCGATGACTGAGTATATCGAATATGGACAGAAGGTTTTCCATGAAACGGACACCGTTCTAGATGATTACGTGGGGAACAAGCTATCTTGTTCAAGCTGTCATGCGGATGCCGGTCTTGCCCGTTCCTCGTCGATGGTGGGGGTGACGACCCAATTCCCTCAATATCGTCCCAGGGAGGGTGTCGTTTTTACACTGGAAGATCGAATTAACGGATGTATGGTGCGCAGCATGAATGGCAAAATGATTGCTGAAGACAGTAAGGAAATGCGGGCGATGATGTCCTACCTGACTTATATTTCTAATGGCATTGAAGTAGGGGCGGAGCTACCTTGGCGAATGTTGAACACGATGAAGGAAATACCTCTGCCAAGTATTGCGAATGGCGAAAAGCTATATACCGAAAAAAGCTGCATTGCATGCCACGGACAAAATGGTGAAGGAAAAGGCGCCAATATCGGACCAGCACTATGGGGGGACAACTCCTTTAATGATGGTGCAGGAATGAACCGGATGTCAAAAATAGCCGGGTACATCCAGAACAACATGCCGCCAAACGGAGGGACTCTAACCGATCAGGAAGCAGCAGACCTCGCAGCCTATATCCTGTCCCATGAGCGTCCAGTATGGGGAGGACATGATAAAGACTGGCCAAAAGGCGGACGTCCGACAGATATTATTACCAAAGATCGACGTGAAAAAATTCGTGAAGGGACATTCGATTGGACTGAGATTGATAATGTCGTTCAGCCGGATTAAAAGGAACAGAGCAGCCAGGACTCATTCTCCCGGCTGTTTTTTTATGAAAATTGCGAGAGACACCTTTATAGTTCCTATGTCTCTGTCTGCCATTTTGTGGTATCGTTGAA
It contains:
- a CDS encoding DedA family protein → MEKWLIGIMEEFGYAGVMFLIALENIFPPIPSEVILTFAGFMTASTDLSITGVILSSTVGSLLGAVLLYGLGLQMGVEKLERIVDKWGHLLRVTKKDIHKADSWFDRYGAWTVLFCRVIPLIRSLISIPAGISEMKFRTFLLFTTIGTLIWNSVLVYLGATVGASWEEIVKYIDVYSKFIYIILGLISVSLLFVLIFRKRVL
- a CDS encoding c-type cytochrome produces the protein MRNVKWLSFLIIALVFVFAACNNDNATKDPEEAQSKNTEGNTNQQADDSNKKEENQTDGEIAYDPPSMEDLDPENPMTEYIEYGQKVFHETDTVLDDYVGNKLSCSSCHADAGLARSSSMVGVTTQFPQYRPREGVVFTLEDRINGCMVRSMNGKMIAEDSKEMRAMMSYLTYISNGIEVGAELPWRMLNTMKEIPLPSIANGEKLYTEKSCIACHGQNGEGKGANIGPALWGDNSFNDGAGMNRMSKIAGYIQNNMPPNGGTLTDQEAADLAAYILSHERPVWGGHDKDWPKGGRPTDIITKDRREKIREGTFDWTEIDNVVQPD